The following proteins are co-located in the Desulfurococcus amylolyticus Z-533 genome:
- the hflX gene encoding GTPase HflX, which translates to MRVVVVVPRKYWVFLEEELGLVKTIYSDIVEVLKTKGSPSGTYLPREKIEFLRGSDFDKLIVMDRLKPIQIVNLIKELRRDVIDRVMLILEIFAEHAGSKEAKMQIELARLKYYIPLVKEAIRYAKIGELHGFLGAGRYGYEKYYLMLKKREARVRRELEELRRIRGIRRMQRLKAGFPHVAIAGYTCAGKTTLFNAITGLNMLVGPEPFTTLSPKSRRIVYRDTSFILTDTVGFIRDLPPEVIEAFYATLEEITAADVIVNVVDASKPIERIRIELETTREILSRIGVHSKPMVVALNKIDLVDDYASITSEVKVLLASNETLVPISSVKRINIDRLMDTVYMLVKGGYQ; encoded by the coding sequence TTGAGGGTTGTCGTGGTAGTACCGAGGAAATATTGGGTTTTCCTCGAGGAGGAGCTGGGACTAGTTAAAACCATTTACAGTGACATAGTAGAAGTGTTGAAGACGAAGGGTTCCCCATCAGGAACATACCTACCGAGGGAGAAGATCGAGTTTTTACGTGGCAGCGACTTTGATAAGTTAATAGTGATGGATAGGCTTAAACCAATACAGATAGTTAACCTGATTAAAGAATTAAGGAGGGATGTGATCGACAGGGTTATGTTGATCCTCGAGATATTCGCTGAACACGCTGGCTCGAAGGAAGCCAAGATGCAGATAGAGCTTGCTAGGCTGAAATACTATATTCCACTAGTCAAGGAAGCTATAAGATATGCTAAGATAGGCGAGTTACACGGCTTCCTCGGTGCTGGTAGATATGGGTATGAGAAGTACTATCTAATGCTTAAGAAGAGGGAGGCCAGGGTGAGGAGGGAGTTAGAGGAGCTTAGGAGGATACGTGGAATAAGGAGAATGCAGAGGCTTAAAGCTGGATTCCCCCATGTCGCGATAGCAGGATATACATGTGCAGGCAAGACAACCCTATTCAATGCGATCACAGGGTTAAATATGCTGGTTGGACCGGAACCCTTTACAACGCTCTCCCCTAAATCTCGTAGGATAGTTTATAGGGATACATCGTTCATCCTAACCGATACCGTTGGCTTCATAAGAGATCTACCGCCTGAGGTTATTGAAGCGTTTTACGCTACACTTGAGGAGATCACCGCAGCGGATGTTATAGTGAATGTTGTGGATGCTTCCAAACCGATTGAGAGGATAAGAATAGAGCTTGAGACAACCAGGGAGATACTCAGTAGGATCGGGGTTCATAGTAAACCCATGGTAGTGGCATTGAATAAGATAGACCTGGTGGATGACTATGCTAGTATCACAAGTGAAGTCAAGGTATTACTGGCTAGTAATGAGACCCTTGTACCCATTTCCTCGGTTAAGAGGATTAATATCGATAGATTAATGGATACAGTATACATGTTAGTTAAGGGTGGCTACCAGTGA
- a CDS encoding tRNA methyltransferase (catalyzes the S-adenosyl-methionine-dependent 2'-O-ribose methylation of C56 in tRNA transcripts), with product MKIYVLRYGHRPGRDKRVTTHVALVSRAFGANGFILGDVVDESIRRTLEKVVDLWGGRIHFEMGVDSYKYCLEWKRNSGLVVHLTMYGLHVDDVVNEIRNTGRDILIVVGSRKVPGFFYEVADYNVAIGHQPHSEVAALAIFLDRLFMGRELSLKFPDAKLEIIPSPRGKKVRRITRGE from the coding sequence GTGAAGATATACGTGTTAAGGTATGGTCATAGGCCGGGTAGGGATAAACGGGTCACTACGCATGTAGCTCTTGTATCAAGGGCTTTTGGGGCCAACGGATTCATACTTGGTGATGTTGTTGACGAGTCTATACGTAGAACCCTTGAGAAAGTCGTGGATTTGTGGGGTGGGAGAATACATTTCGAGATGGGAGTCGACTCCTATAAGTATTGCCTTGAGTGGAAGAGAAATAGTGGACTGGTGGTTCATTTAACAATGTATGGACTACACGTTGATGACGTAGTCAATGAGATAAGGAATACTGGTAGAGATATACTCATAGTAGTGGGATCGAGAAAAGTACCCGGGTTCTTCTATGAGGTTGCAGACTATAATGTAGCTATAGGACATCAACCCCACTCGGAGGTAGCTGCCTTAGCCATCTTTCTGGATAGATTATTCATGGGGAGAGAGTTGTCTCTTAAATTCCCTGATGCAAAGCTCGAGATAATTCCTTCTCCACGTGGTAAAAAAGTTAGAAGGATTACTCGGGGTGAATAA
- a CDS encoding S8 family serine peptidase — protein sequence MGSHKIYHVLFVLTIILAVLFSGVSLAAATPLKVENVKRVTDIINRVDGDYVSLVVVIDKSTPLNTVEDLYNRLQNTKFTYNGAELNLASSRLIRDKLGNYVFKVFGPKELVTNIFQNAGGVVLSNVLVKPALTLLNMKIDEKSVDTAPVKEIPEVDTMFVRQITGVDTVEEKYGLNGEGVIVAVVDTGVDYGHPNLRDKLTYYKGQYYDLDGELVNITEPLVLDADESQVILFNGFTATNGLITIPNGTIFHVITPLQLDIRVTANIKLNVTGITSASGVYMVGLTYLSLVGASKPVVRFLVLADPEKPGVYTELYVDFNNNRVFTDSVDMRASYYGDRILVSPNPANPSYSFGVAGGFFYDLGWWFGSGRFLPGWDLKGRYLSIFYDFNGHGTACASAIGGNDVLYGGLLQGIAPGTKIIGVKALYSGNTELGMMWAAGFDSDPSTGLLYYTGSRRADIISNSWGISSFIYDISGFGYDFTSMLENGLVTPGFLDPSYPGIIIVQAAGNGGGGYGTVTSPGSAAGVITVGASTSWWPYYLLYGYANITWDQIISWAARGPTPAGYLKPDVVNVGAFGLTASVIGWNSTNYTVFGGTSYATPLTAGSVALILSALIQKYGEQGRYTNPFTVKQILMNTADYLNYPPLDQGAGRVNVYRAVSSILENSEPLIYSKSYYSGVSSKLSELWFYYWRDYIPVSLLQWYGVVIFPSNPSIPSSWSTLGHYGVYVPDIPRGLSRVFDISIVNPTQTPIQVSLSSVKFAASSVKTYNLTLSLLRGMLHYSSYLILNREDIPSDAALMSVEVNMPFKYFDGDGDYIPDYDADVFAYIWVNDTDRNGYPYDPTRPNNPLQVDEVAYVNYGLHTSSYNRLQIAAPLYWLNTFASYYGDAKLVVRCRLWNDTDTSKGFYELVNITIPVTITYYKVVPDTSITLPTTIFTVNPGRNITLYGTISTTSSTVPTVYQSYIKVVVNYGSIQQIYYVPLTYTVVASLTPGIQTTLNPLNDVSSPMPTSHLRGENDWEWRYEAGDWRFFYVNVSSPSIAYLQVTASWSLPNTSLVAYTLGPNGLFAGIFYGESVSWHSYMGSGIFMWHATGGAGGNSSTIIFPSTSYRYGLYPSKKPTLGIYTIIVRTVLFDSSTNLEKFTLTVKPVTIPQRLPSVSMPASGTATLRVWFPYPVTESSVVMDVSSYQAISSQVDVSSYPALSSQSQSIRVFAVSPVGYTGYYPPYYTFSYTLSWANTGSPLDRQDISLIVSMTTPSLPVYSRYGSSYYVNTTTYIIEDWVITGLNYSWLLT from the coding sequence ATGGGGTCTCATAAGATATATCATGTATTATTTGTATTAACAATAATACTAGCAGTATTGTTCTCAGGGGTGTCCCTAGCAGCCGCCACACCACTTAAGGTGGAGAATGTTAAGAGGGTCACGGATATCATTAACAGGGTCGACGGCGACTATGTATCGCTGGTGGTAGTGATAGATAAATCCACCCCGCTCAACACCGTGGAAGACCTATATAATAGGCTACAGAACACAAAGTTCACATACAATGGTGCAGAGCTTAACCTTGCCTCTTCAAGGCTGATCAGGGATAAGCTTGGAAACTATGTATTTAAAGTATTTGGACCTAAAGAGCTTGTTACGAACATATTCCAGAACGCTGGGGGAGTAGTGTTAAGCAACGTACTGGTGAAGCCAGCATTGACACTGTTGAACATGAAGATCGATGAGAAGAGCGTTGACACAGCACCAGTCAAGGAGATACCTGAGGTAGACACAATGTTTGTAAGACAGATAACAGGTGTTGATACCGTTGAAGAAAAATATGGGTTGAACGGTGAAGGCGTGATAGTTGCAGTAGTTGATACCGGTGTGGACTACGGCCACCCGAATCTACGTGATAAACTGACCTACTATAAGGGGCAATACTATGATCTGGATGGCGAGCTGGTGAATATCACGGAGCCACTGGTTCTAGACGCGGATGAATCACAGGTGATATTATTCAATGGTTTCACGGCCACCAATGGATTAATAACAATACCGAATGGCACAATATTTCATGTTATAACGCCTTTACAGCTTGACATACGAGTCACTGCAAACATAAAACTTAATGTAACAGGTATAACCTCAGCAAGCGGCGTATACATGGTTGGATTAACATATCTAAGCCTAGTCGGTGCTTCAAAACCGGTGGTCAGGTTCTTAGTGCTGGCAGACCCGGAAAAGCCCGGCGTTTACACCGAGCTATATGTAGACTTCAACAATAACAGGGTATTCACTGATAGTGTCGATATGAGGGCATCCTACTACGGGGACAGGATACTAGTGTCCCCGAACCCGGCTAACCCGAGCTACAGCTTTGGAGTAGCCGGTGGATTCTTCTATGATCTCGGGTGGTGGTTCGGTTCAGGCAGGTTCCTGCCAGGCTGGGACCTGAAGGGCAGATACCTGAGTATATTCTATGATTTCAACGGGCATGGAACAGCTTGTGCCTCAGCTATTGGAGGCAATGACGTATTATATGGTGGATTACTACAGGGCATAGCCCCAGGCACTAAGATAATAGGTGTCAAAGCCCTCTACTCGGGTAACACAGAGCTAGGCATGATGTGGGCAGCCGGATTCGATAGCGATCCATCAACTGGCCTACTCTACTATACTGGAAGCAGGAGGGCCGATATAATAAGCAATAGCTGGGGTATAAGCTCGTTCATATATGATATCTCAGGCTTCGGCTACGACTTCACCTCTATGCTGGAGAACGGCCTAGTTACACCCGGCTTCCTAGATCCTTCGTACCCGGGTATAATAATAGTTCAGGCAGCCGGCAACGGTGGCGGCGGATACGGTACTGTGACATCGCCTGGTTCCGCGGCCGGTGTGATAACCGTTGGTGCCTCTACCTCATGGTGGCCATACTATCTCTTATACGGCTATGCTAATATAACATGGGATCAGATAATAAGCTGGGCAGCTAGGGGACCTACCCCAGCAGGCTACTTGAAGCCCGATGTAGTCAATGTTGGAGCCTTCGGGCTTACAGCTAGCGTTATAGGCTGGAACAGTACCAATTACACAGTGTTCGGTGGTACAAGCTATGCTACACCATTAACCGCTGGATCGGTGGCATTGATACTAAGCGCGTTGATCCAGAAGTATGGTGAGCAAGGTAGATACACTAATCCGTTCACGGTTAAACAAATACTGATGAATACAGCCGACTACCTGAACTACCCGCCACTAGATCAGGGTGCTGGGAGAGTCAACGTGTACAGGGCTGTTTCAAGTATTCTGGAGAACAGTGAACCATTGATATATTCTAAGAGCTACTACAGTGGTGTCTCCAGCAAGCTCTCAGAGCTCTGGTTCTACTACTGGAGGGACTACATACCAGTAAGCCTGCTCCAGTGGTATGGGGTGGTAATATTCCCAAGCAATCCATCTATACCATCATCGTGGAGTACCCTGGGTCACTACGGTGTATACGTCCCGGATATACCGCGTGGATTATCAAGGGTATTCGATATATCAATAGTTAACCCAACACAGACGCCAATACAGGTGTCCCTATCAAGCGTTAAATTCGCGGCTTCAAGTGTGAAAACATATAATTTAACATTGAGTTTACTGAGAGGAATGCTTCATTATTCATCCTACTTAATACTGAACAGGGAAGACATACCAAGTGATGCAGCATTAATGAGCGTTGAGGTGAACATGCCCTTCAAGTACTTTGATGGAGACGGGGACTACATACCTGACTACGATGCAGACGTATTTGCATACATATGGGTGAATGATACAGATAGAAACGGTTACCCATATGATCCAACCCGCCCCAATAACCCATTACAGGTTGATGAGGTAGCCTACGTCAACTACGGGCTCCACACTTCATCATACAATAGGTTACAGATAGCTGCCCCATTGTACTGGCTGAATACCTTCGCATCCTACTACGGTGATGCCAAGCTAGTCGTAAGGTGTAGATTATGGAACGACACTGATACAAGCAAGGGCTTCTACGAGTTAGTCAACATAACAATACCAGTAACTATCACATACTATAAGGTTGTCCCAGACACCTCGATAACCCTACCAACCACTATCTTCACCGTTAATCCGGGCAGGAACATCACATTATATGGTACCATATCGACGACTTCATCAACTGTTCCAACAGTATACCAGTCATATATCAAGGTAGTGGTCAACTATGGATCAATACAGCAGATATACTACGTGCCTCTAACCTACACGGTCGTTGCTTCACTGACACCCGGTATCCAGACCACACTGAACCCATTAAATGATGTTAGTTCCCCGATGCCCACATCACACTTGAGAGGCGAGAACGATTGGGAATGGAGGTATGAGGCCGGTGACTGGAGGTTCTTCTATGTCAACGTAAGTAGTCCAAGCATAGCGTACTTACAGGTAACAGCTAGCTGGAGCCTACCCAACACATCACTAGTAGCATACACGCTTGGACCGAATGGATTATTCGCCGGCATCTTCTACGGTGAATCCGTGTCATGGCATTCATACATGGGTAGCGGTATATTCATGTGGCATGCTACAGGCGGGGCTGGCGGTAACTCATCAACGATAATATTCCCAAGCACCTCCTACAGGTATGGATTATACCCGTCTAAGAAGCCCACTCTAGGAATATACACTATAATCGTTAGAACAGTATTATTTGATTCAAGCACTAATCTTGAGAAATTTACTTTAACAGTTAAACCAGTAACTATACCGCAGAGACTGCCATCAGTGTCCATGCCGGCATCAGGCACTGCAACACTGAGGGTATGGTTCCCATACCCTGTGACCGAGTCAAGTGTTGTGATGGATGTATCATCGTACCAAGCTATCAGTAGTCAAGTGGATGTATCATCGTACCCAGCTCTCAGTAGTCAATCACAGAGCATAAGGGTATTCGCAGTGTCCCCGGTAGGCTATACCGGCTACTACCCGCCGTACTATACATTCTCATACACGTTGTCGTGGGCCAACACGGGTTCACCATTGGATAGGCAGGATATATCACTAATAGTCTCCATGACAACGCCGAGTCTCCCGGTTTACAGTAGGTATGGCTCCAGCTACTATGTTAACACGACGACATATATAATAGAGGACTGGGTAATCACAGGCCTAAACTACTCCTGGCTCCTCACATAA
- a CDS encoding CopG family transcriptional regulator, protein MRKSRKTIGIDAEYIEALKEVARKRGTSISGYMRQLIDEALKIESMGYYAPRALMERWVELVLSKVGFAYMHVDILELEDLDEIERRGEILGSTIAELGVDSMKIIELLGLSSGVGISQGSSIILLPQSSRVKTKMFHLIKGLAKGSGLVISSSGSLVIISPPRKTII, encoded by the coding sequence TTGAGAAAGAGTAGGAAGACCATCGGCATCGACGCGGAATATATTGAAGCGCTTAAGGAGGTGGCGAGGAAGAGGGGGACCAGTATATCAGGCTATATGAGGCAACTAATAGATGAAGCATTGAAAATAGAGTCAATGGGCTACTATGCTCCCAGGGCTTTAATGGAGAGATGGGTAGAGCTTGTCTTATCAAAAGTTGGATTCGCATATATGCACGTGGATATATTGGAGCTTGAGGACCTTGATGAGATAGAGAGGAGAGGGGAGATACTTGGCTCAACGATAGCTGAGTTAGGTGTGGATTCAATGAAGATCATAGAGTTGCTGGGATTAAGTAGTGGTGTGGGTATTTCGCAGGGTTCCTCGATAATTCTACTACCGCAGAGTAGTAGGGTGAAGACTAAGATGTTTCACTTGATCAAGGGGTTGGCTAAGGGCTCAGGCCTTGTAATTTCCTCTAGCGGGAGCCTAGTAATAATATCTCCACCTAGGAAAACAATAATCTAA
- the psmB gene encoding archaeal proteasome endopeptidase complex subunit beta, whose product MGEVVLPGTAIGLKTSEGVVLASEKRLTYDGFVLSRNARKIHMITNHIGVGFAGLMGDVNFLVKVLRLEAKNYELQHGREIKTRNLAKLLSVILYSYKLAPMLTEVVVGGYDEEGPSLYILDPVGSVIEEKYVAVGSGAQLALGYIEPRYNPGLGLKEAEELAVNAVKTVIERDVLSGDGIDLVVIDENGYHSKEIIFKMTG is encoded by the coding sequence ATGGGTGAAGTTGTTTTACCTGGCACAGCAATAGGGTTAAAAACCAGTGAGGGAGTAGTGTTAGCCAGCGAGAAAAGGCTGACGTATGACGGATTCGTGCTAAGTAGGAACGCTAGGAAAATACATATGATAACTAACCATATAGGCGTGGGCTTCGCCGGGTTAATGGGCGATGTAAACTTCCTGGTTAAGGTTTTAAGGCTTGAGGCCAAGAACTACGAGCTTCAACATGGAAGGGAGATTAAAACCAGGAACCTGGCGAAGCTTCTCTCAGTGATCCTTTACAGTTACAAGCTTGCACCCATGCTCACAGAGGTTGTTGTAGGAGGATATGATGAGGAGGGGCCCTCATTATATATCCTAGACCCTGTCGGAAGCGTGATAGAGGAGAAATACGTGGCAGTGGGCTCGGGTGCTCAACTAGCACTAGGCTACATAGAGCCAAGATATAATCCAGGCCTCGGCCTCAAGGAGGCTGAGGAGCTAGCGGTGAACGCTGTGAAAACGGTGATAGAGAGAGATGTACTATCTGGGGACGGGATAGATCTAGTAGTAATAGATGAGAACGGTTATCACTCAAAGGAAATCATATTCAAGATGACGGGTTAG
- a CDS encoding type II toxin-antitoxin system VapC family toxin, producing MLLLDSSAIVNLVKRGDLSVFTKAHTLDLALYESLNAVWKEVHLIKRINLETGFKLTEIIANIFNIIEVHTIKESEKEVLGFSLKEGLTIYDASYIYVAMKEKLTLVTDDAKLRQVASKYVKALPSIDISKENKY from the coding sequence TTGCTCCTACTGGATTCAAGCGCTATTGTGAACCTAGTGAAACGCGGTGATTTAAGTGTTTTCACTAAAGCGCATACTTTGGACCTAGCACTATATGAATCTCTCAACGCTGTATGGAAAGAAGTACATTTAATCAAAAGGATCAATTTGGAGACAGGCTTTAAGCTCACGGAGATCATCGCGAACATATTCAACATAATAGAAGTACACACCATAAAGGAATCTGAAAAAGAAGTTCTCGGTTTTTCGCTTAAAGAAGGCTTAACCATCTACGATGCATCCTATATCTACGTAGCGATGAAGGAGAAATTAACACTAGTAACAGATGATGCAAAGTTAAGGCAAGTAGCGTCAAAGTATGTGAAAGCCCTACCATCGATTGATATCAGTAAAGAGAACAAGTACTAA
- a CDS encoding NOG1 family protein, producing MSIKDRRERDLSRYYIKTYRELLKHVDSKLRGLRTPATARKTILLNKLKLAYRIIHDELGVIVSVLDVVDGMPEFFRELYRIYVGEDPDRTRQVFKAYMRIVKEIAQEYLDEIRRGSSDPVKVFREGLGRLLSLYRRKARIIGLVKKYVSEVARMPDVSGDYRVVISGVPQVGKSTLISKLTRAKPEIGSYPFTTRNIIVGHMVVGDIGRIVLIDSPGIIDTSLDEKNIIEKRAILAVKYLADHLLFVFDVNPSFYYSIEEQLRVYEVVRKLIGEKPVTLVVNKVDLVPGDILREMVELIESRTGLKPICISALLEINMDALRKVLVEAFMAYTQRPG from the coding sequence ATGAGCATTAAAGACAGGAGGGAAAGGGATCTCAGTAGGTACTATATTAAGACTTATAGGGAGCTATTGAAACACGTGGACTCCAAGCTAAGGGGTCTGAGGACCCCTGCTACGGCTAGGAAGACTATATTGTTAAACAAGCTAAAGCTAGCCTATAGGATTATACACGATGAACTCGGCGTAATAGTGAGCGTTCTTGATGTGGTCGATGGAATGCCCGAGTTCTTTAGAGAACTATATAGGATCTACGTTGGCGAAGACCCTGATAGAACCAGGCAGGTGTTCAAGGCATATATGAGGATTGTCAAGGAGATCGCTCAGGAGTACCTGGATGAAATACGTAGAGGGAGTAGTGATCCAGTAAAAGTATTCAGGGAGGGATTAGGGAGGCTTCTCTCCCTGTATAGGAGGAAGGCAAGGATCATAGGGCTTGTGAAGAAGTACGTTAGCGAGGTGGCGAGGATGCCTGATGTCTCAGGAGATTATAGGGTTGTTATATCAGGGGTTCCTCAGGTGGGTAAATCCACACTTATCTCGAAGCTGACGAGGGCTAAGCCGGAGATAGGCTCGTACCCTTTTACAACCCGTAATATTATTGTAGGACATATGGTGGTTGGGGATATTGGCAGGATAGTCCTGATAGATTCACCGGGCATTATTGATACCTCGCTTGATGAGAAGAATATTATTGAGAAACGAGCCATATTAGCAGTAAAATACTTAGCGGATCATTTATTATTCGTGTTTGATGTCAACCCCTCCTTCTACTACTCTATCGAGGAGCAGCTCAGGGTGTATGAAGTAGTGAGGAAGCTGATAGGTGAGAAACCGGTTACACTAGTGGTGAACAAGGTGGATTTAGTGCCAGGCGACATACTTAGAGAAATGGTTGAATTAATCGAGTCAAGAACCGGCTTGAAACCCATTTGTATCTCAGCACTGCTGGAAATAAACATGGATGCTTTAAGAAAGGTATTAGTAGAGGCGTTTATGGCTTATACCCAACGCCCTGGATAG
- the rtcA gene encoding RNA 3'-terminal phosphate cyclase, protein MNILEIDGSIGEGGGQILRYALALSALTLKPIRVYNIRAKRDNPGLRPQHLTAVEVLKEVTGAEVENAKVGSMEILFKPTSRRSGEMEIDIGTAGSISLVLQAMLPVLLFAEGDSRVRLKGGTNVPWSPPIDYIKHVFLYNISHMGVRANIEVVRRGHYPRGGGLVNVEVKRVEEALKPLMIVRRGRIRGFRIHSYCVKLPAHVAVRQCESARRILSGIFKEKITEEIETYPPDKDPHLGPGSGILIYVEAEPGIRLGSDSLGEKGKPAERVGEEAALILIEELETGMAFDRHMGDMLIPYLFLAKGTSRIGVSMITLHLLTAIEVGKLFFPEAKVEVDGELGKPGIITIQGVGYKP, encoded by the coding sequence ATGAACATTCTAGAAATTGACGGCAGTATTGGAGAAGGCGGTGGACAAATACTTAGGTATGCTCTTGCATTATCCGCTTTAACACTTAAGCCTATCAGGGTATATAATATAAGAGCAAAAAGAGACAACCCAGGCCTCCGCCCCCAGCACTTAACAGCTGTTGAAGTACTTAAAGAGGTAACAGGGGCTGAAGTAGAGAACGCGAAAGTAGGCAGCATGGAGATCCTGTTTAAACCAACCAGTAGGAGAAGCGGTGAGATGGAGATAGATATTGGAACCGCTGGAAGCATTTCACTAGTACTGCAAGCCATGCTTCCAGTATTATTGTTTGCCGAAGGAGACTCAAGGGTGAGGTTAAAGGGGGGAACAAATGTACCGTGGAGCCCTCCAATAGATTATATTAAACACGTCTTCCTATACAATATAAGCCACATGGGCGTTAGAGCCAATATCGAAGTGGTGAGGAGGGGACACTATCCTAGGGGCGGTGGGTTAGTTAATGTGGAAGTTAAACGCGTCGAGGAGGCCTTGAAGCCATTAATGATTGTTAGAAGGGGGCGTATAAGGGGTTTCAGAATACACAGCTACTGCGTTAAGCTACCTGCCCATGTAGCTGTGAGACAGTGTGAGTCGGCTAGACGTATTCTCTCAGGGATATTCAAGGAGAAAATAACAGAGGAGATAGAGACTTATCCACCAGATAAAGACCCTCATCTAGGCCCTGGAAGCGGCATCCTTATCTACGTTGAAGCCGAGCCAGGGATAAGACTAGGCAGTGATTCATTAGGCGAGAAAGGAAAACCAGCTGAGAGAGTAGGCGAGGAAGCCGCTCTAATACTCATTGAGGAATTAGAGACAGGCATGGCTTTCGATAGGCATATGGGCGATATGCTGATACCCTATCTGTTTCTAGCCAAGGGGACAAGTAGAATAGGTGTTTCAATGATCACGCTTCACTTGTTAACAGCCATAGAGGTTGGAAAGTTATTCTTTCCAGAGGCAAAGGTAGAAGTAGATGGAGAGCTGGGTAAACCAGGTATAATAACTATCCAGGGCGTTGGGTATAAGCCATAA
- a CDS encoding nicotinamide-nucleotide adenylyltransferase, with protein MNRVLFPGRFQPFHNGHLSAVKRLLEGFDEVVITIGSAQEGFTCRNPFTAGERLEMIARTLKEEALFEKAWLIPVPDINMPMAWTTYTLSLVPRVSSIASGNPHVLELFKWTGFKTIRVELVEPDKYSGAYIRQLILEGNEYWRKLVPNAISRYIDEVNGVERIREVCRNEHSRN; from the coding sequence ATGAATAGGGTTTTATTCCCGGGTAGATTCCAGCCATTCCACAATGGGCATTTATCCGCGGTTAAAAGGCTTCTAGAGGGCTTTGACGAAGTAGTTATAACCATAGGTAGCGCCCAGGAGGGTTTTACATGTAGGAACCCGTTTACAGCTGGGGAACGCTTAGAAATGATTGCCAGAACCCTCAAGGAGGAAGCGTTGTTTGAGAAGGCCTGGCTGATACCGGTCCCCGACATCAATATGCCGATGGCCTGGACAACATACACTCTCTCCCTAGTGCCCAGGGTCTCAAGTATTGCTTCAGGGAACCCGCATGTGCTCGAGTTATTTAAGTGGACTGGGTTTAAAACGATTAGAGTAGAGCTTGTGGAGCCGGATAAATACAGTGGTGCGTACATTAGGCAATTAATCCTCGAGGGCAATGAATACTGGAGGAAACTAGTGCCAAACGCTATCTCGAGATACATAGACGAAGTAAACGGAGTCGAGAGAATAAGGGAGGTGTGTAGGAATGAACATTCTAGAAATTGA